From Armatimonadota bacterium, a single genomic window includes:
- a CDS encoding sigma-70 family RNA polymerase sigma factor, with protein sequence MPLLQHHLRQVGTATAANHPHQAPPASALCEAGARSTPRLYLTDSAASVGVERATPITRPRGVAASVGEPPDQALVTRVLGGDLDAFGVILARHQDRIYSIAANFAANRDDASDLAQEVFVKAYRSLAGFRGQSAFSTWLYRIAVNTCVDYTRRQARSGWLQLQDDAVSAPTEPGLDPQHELERKELRSDLVRAIAGLSWKLRIALILHDVEGLTHEEIAAVVGCSIGTTKSRLFRAREEVRRRLRGQKEGDGT encoded by the coding sequence ATGCCCCTGCTCCAGCACCACCTGCGACAGGTAGGTACGGCTACCGCGGCGAATCACCCCCACCAGGCGCCGCCTGCGTCCGCGCTGTGTGAAGCGGGTGCGCGGTCAACCCCGCGCCTGTACTTGACGGACTCGGCGGCGTCGGTGGGCGTGGAAAGAGCGACCCCGATAACTCGGCCGCGGGGAGTGGCGGCGTCCGTCGGTGAACCGCCGGATCAGGCGCTGGTGACGCGCGTGCTGGGCGGCGATCTCGATGCGTTCGGGGTCATCCTGGCGCGTCATCAGGATCGGATCTACAGCATCGCCGCTAACTTCGCCGCCAACCGCGACGACGCCAGCGACCTGGCGCAGGAGGTGTTCGTCAAGGCCTACCGATCGCTGGCGGGCTTTCGCGGTCAATCGGCGTTCTCGACCTGGCTCTACCGTATCGCCGTCAACACGTGTGTGGACTACACCCGGCGGCAGGCGCGCTCGGGGTGGTTGCAGTTGCAGGATGACGCCGTGTCTGCGCCCACGGAGCCAGGGCTCGACCCGCAGCACGAGTTGGAGCGCAAGGAATTGCGCTCGGACCTGGTGCGGGCGATCGCCGGCCTGTCGTGGAAGCTGCGAATCGCGCTCATCCTGCATGACGTCGAGGGACTTACGCACGAAGAGATAGCGGCCGTCGTCGGCTGTTCGATTGGAACCACCAAGTCGCGGCTGTTCCGGGCGCGCGAAGAAGTGCGTCGGCGGCTGCGCGGGCAGAAGGAGGGAGACGGTACGTGA
- a CDS encoding ComEC/Rec2 family competence protein: MKPVPTQTAEPGLISSALAELRGRPLACAVAMFALGIGMGAKYEIPPAWALGAVAAVALAIVAATVRCSRAAAALVLLLAALVGGFAYSVSQIKRAGDVSTLTGTAGTFEGIVVGDPRPWGDRQAIAVDLRDCVNPATGGHSPARGRLWLTCVSRQPFERGDRVRFTAVIHPPRVATNPGEVTRAPALQAAGLSALAYVTDERLLERLGAAELGPLERAGVAVREHVSRVMRESMPGPYPEALGALLGSIVFGAKAHPLPPEVMDAFRRAGVVHVLVVSGTQISLLFTIVYAPGAVALYYRRRRYGAHVGAWGRLAPAPTHASLALALTLIALYALFTEGGRPVARAAVMGGMVAFGFMLRQTPAVGDHHALEFDRYTMLAVAALALLVVRPAALFDIGLQLSLAAVAGIVGLAPTMMRLLRPLPGWLAAIVGATTAAQLAVLPVTAWHFRYISPVGFVANLFVIPAAALLLATGIAVAVLGSISIPLATAVNYLNAPLLRVGVGLVYAVSNLPGATIRAEVTSAWLVAAYCAALVGAAALAHRWLGRRHPDQEPMPQ, from the coding sequence ATGAAACCGGTTCCAACACAGACGGCTGAGCCCGGCCTCATCTCGTCCGCTCTCGCGGAGCTGCGCGGGCGGCCGTTGGCTTGCGCGGTGGCGATGTTCGCGCTGGGCATCGGGATGGGCGCCAAGTATGAGATCCCGCCCGCGTGGGCCTTGGGCGCGGTGGCGGCCGTCGCGCTGGCGATCGTCGCCGCGACCGTGCGCTGCAGCCGCGCCGCGGCTGCGCTGGTGCTGCTTCTCGCGGCGCTGGTGGGCGGGTTCGCCTACTCCGTGTCGCAGATCAAGCGCGCAGGCGACGTCTCCACCTTGACCGGAACCGCCGGCACCTTCGAGGGCATAGTCGTCGGCGACCCCCGCCCCTGGGGCGACCGCCAGGCGATAGCTGTGGACCTGCGAGATTGCGTTAATCCTGCGACGGGCGGGCATTCTCCGGCGCGCGGCAGGTTGTGGCTCACCTGCGTGTCACGGCAGCCTTTCGAGCGCGGCGACCGGGTGCGCTTCACCGCGGTCATCCATCCCCCGCGGGTGGCGACGAATCCGGGAGAGGTCACGCGCGCGCCGGCCCTGCAGGCGGCGGGCCTGTCGGCGCTCGCCTATGTGACGGACGAGCGGTTGCTGGAGCGACTGGGGGCGGCCGAGTTGGGCCCGCTCGAGCGCGCTGGCGTCGCGGTGCGCGAGCACGTGTCGCGGGTCATGCGCGAGAGCATGCCCGGGCCTTACCCCGAGGCGCTGGGGGCGCTGCTGGGGAGCATCGTCTTCGGCGCCAAGGCGCATCCCCTGCCGCCGGAGGTGATGGACGCCTTTCGCCGCGCCGGGGTCGTACACGTGCTGGTGGTGTCGGGGACGCAGATCTCCTTGCTTTTCACCATCGTCTACGCGCCGGGCGCCGTCGCTCTCTACTACCGGCGCCGTCGCTACGGCGCTCACGTTGGCGCCTGGGGCCGGCTCGCGCCCGCGCCCACGCACGCGAGCCTGGCGCTGGCGCTGACGTTGATCGCGCTCTACGCCCTCTTCACCGAGGGCGGGCGGCCGGTGGCGCGCGCGGCGGTGATGGGAGGGATGGTCGCCTTCGGCTTCATGCTGCGGCAGACGCCGGCGGTTGGCGACCACCATGCGCTGGAGTTCGACCGCTACACCATGCTCGCCGTAGCGGCGCTGGCGCTGCTGGTGGTGCGCCCGGCGGCGCTGTTCGACATCGGCCTGCAGTTGTCACTCGCGGCGGTGGCGGGGATCGTCGGTCTGGCGCCCACGATGATGCGCCTGCTGCGGCCGCTGCCGGGGTGGCTGGCGGCAATTGTGGGCGCAACGACGGCGGCCCAGTTGGCGGTGCTGCCGGTCACGGCGTGGCACTTCCGTTACATCTCGCCGGTGGGGTTCGTCGCCAACCTGTTCGTCATCCCCGCGGCTGCGCTTCTACTTGCGACCGGCATCGCCGTCGCCGTGCTCGGCTCCATCAGCATCCCGCTGGCGACGGCCGTCAATTACCTCAACGCCCCGCTGCTGCGGGTCGGGGTGGGCCTGGTCTATGCCGTGTCCAATCTGCCGGGAGCGACGATACGGGCGGAAGTCACGTCGGCGTGGCTGGTGGCGGCGTACTGCGCGGCGCTGGTCGGAGCGGCGGCGCTCGCGCATCGTTGGCTGGGCCGCCGCCATCCCGACCAGGAGCCGATGCCGCAGTAG
- a CDS encoding GNAT family N-acetyltransferase gives MLRLPTHDVHLADDHVRLRPFTDADFDTVERWFGDPEVTYYSEGKENPKYSRAEIEGIYRGVAQQGSLLFVIETADETVIGEMWLQPANMARLKKQPSDRAYRVDICIGEKAYWGQRYGRRAVRLLLRHAFDVLGADRVAAASVFEFNDRSLRMFEACGMRIVRRVADLVERGGRKFAEIDLEITREEWLARGNLSLAPRDNETGSNTDG, from the coding sequence ATGCTCCGCCTGCCAACTCACGATGTTCACCTCGCCGACGACCACGTGCGGCTGCGCCCCTTTACGGATGCTGATTTCGATACGGTGGAGCGCTGGTTTGGGGACCCCGAGGTGACGTACTACTCCGAGGGGAAAGAGAATCCGAAGTACAGCCGAGCCGAGATCGAGGGCATCTACCGCGGCGTTGCGCAGCAAGGCAGCCTGCTCTTTGTCATCGAGACGGCCGATGAAACGGTTATCGGCGAAATGTGGCTTCAGCCTGCGAACATGGCGCGGTTGAAGAAGCAGCCGTCCGACCGCGCTTATCGCGTTGACATCTGTATCGGCGAGAAGGCATATTGGGGCCAGCGCTACGGTAGGCGAGCAGTGCGGCTGCTGCTGCGCCATGCCTTCGACGTGCTCGGCGCGGATCGCGTTGCCGCGGCATCGGTGTTCGAGTTCAATGATCGCAGTTTGCGTATGTTCGAGGCTTGCGGAATGCGCATCGTGCGGCGCGTGGCGGACCTCGTCGAGCGCGGCGGCCGGAAGTTCGCCGAGATAGACCTTGAAATCACGCGGGAGGAATGGCTCGCTCGTGGGAATCTGTCGCTAGCGCCGCGAGACAATGAAACCGGTTCCAACACAGACGGCTGA